A window of Pseudoliparis swirei isolate HS2019 ecotype Mariana Trench chromosome 13, NWPU_hadal_v1, whole genome shotgun sequence genomic DNA:
AggcggttgtatagaagtctatgcttcatgtgttaaagctgcattctctctactgaccaccagggggagactctggttgtatagaagtctatgcttcatgtgttaaagctgcattctctgtcctgaccaccagggggcgactcttctggttgtatagaagtctatgcttcatatgttgaagctgcattctccctcctgaccaccaggtgaTAAAAATGACTGTACTTCTCTCTTAATACTATTCTTCTTGCCGCCCCAGAGGACGTCGACGATgctcgttgacctctgacctggatCAGGGAGTCGAAGGTCTTCTTCTGGTGGTGCTCGGGGATGACCTCGACCAGCAGGGCGTACTCGCTCTGCGCCAGCTTCACGAAGGCGCTGATGCAGTGGATGTACGAGTCGATCTCGATGTCCAGGACGTCGTCTTTGCCTGAGAGCAAAACACGAGCAGAGAGGACGCCGTCAGCcggcgagggggggggcgtgttcagaggacatgtgatgtgatgctTTGTGGGTAATGTTCCTTCTCTCGGCCGCTGTGTTCCCCGCCACTCACCTGAGGCGGCCCCGTGCTTCTCGGTCAGAGCGTCAGACAGGTGTTTGACCCGGAGGTCGAGatctggtggtggggggggcacAGACCTAGTCAGACCACCGGGGTCGTGACTCGGcccggtgagggggggggagcaaacctgaacctggaacatctgcaCCGACCACCACCAGGCACccagcagaggggggggggagcaggggACACCCACTGCAGTCAAGccgggggaggtgtgtgtgtgtgtgtgtgtgacccatcTAAGTGCGTTTCATGAGGGCTTTAAAGATAATAAAACCCGTCACAACAGCTTTTGATTCAGCTCTGTAGCTTCACACACGAGGTCAAATGACCGTCAGCTCCCATCAGtggctttttaaatgttttatttaatcgtCATCGACTGCGTGTCGGACACAGACTGTGGAGAAGAGCTTCAAAAGATCaaactatccctttaaatatCACAAAGCACACATTAATGGTTTAAatatactgtttttattttacgcTGAAAGGAGAATTTCCTCTTAAAAAGGggcaatacatgtaaatatgttttacaGATTCTGGGGAATTTTTTGCCAGGATTAAAATATTTAGCTGCTCAGTCTTTCTGGCTTTATTTGGATATTCATGAGCTCAGAAGCTGTTGCGACGGCCGTGAGgtggcgaggagagaggacaccgaagaggagagggggtgcGTTACCTTCCGAAGGCGTGAGGTTAGAGCCCCCCTTCTTCCCATCCAGCCCATGCTGTGAGTACTGTTTCAGAAGGTTCTGGGCCTTGCGAATGGTCCCTGGGCCatgaacacagaggaggaggtccaGACAGCcaagaaacagaaggaggaggaagagaagaagaagaggaagaggagggagagctaGGAAGTGAAAAACATGGAacagacaccaccaccaccgagCCGGGCAGCAGAGGTTTGTATgtatgggggagggggaggagcctatcACCAGGATGAGCAACTACAGCGCTGGTGCTCAGACGCACAGTGacccgggggcgggggggtggggggtcgtGAGAGCAGAGGGAACAGGTTAGGTCCgttaacaacacacagagaacacaacaCGGCCgtcacaacaataacaataaccaGCATTAATATTCAGTTACACGGGGAGGAACGGGCAACACCTGCAGCAGTGGTTCCCAACAGGCTGTCCttaaagccccgccccctagttGTATTCATGAAAGCCCCACCCCCTAGTTGTATTAAtgaaagccccgcccccctatTTGTATTCATTAGAAAGCCCCGTCCCCTTGTTGTATTCATGAAAGCCCCACCCCCTAGTTGTATTCAtgaaagccccgccccctagttgtattcatgaaagccccaccccccctatttgtattcattagaaagccccgcccccttgtaTTCATGAAAGCCCTGCCCCTATTTGTATTCATTAGAAAGCCCCTTGTTGTATTAATGAATGCCCCGCCCCCTAGTTGTATTCATGAAAGCCCCACCCCTTAGTTGTATTCATGAAAGCCCCTCTagttgtattcatgaaagtCCCGCCCCCTAGTTGTATTAAtgaaagccccgcccccctatttgtattcattagaaagccacgcccccttgttgtattcatgaaagccccgccccctagttGTATTCATGAAAGCCCCACCCCCTGGTTATATTCATAAAAGCCCCACCCCCTAGTTGTATTCATGAAAGCCCCACCCCTTAGTTGTATTCATGAAAGCCCCGCCCCTTAGTTGTATTCATGAAAGCCCCGCCCACTTGTTGTATTCAtgaaagccccgcccccctagTTGTATTCATGAAAGCCCCGCCCCTAGTTGTATTCATGAAAGCCCCACCCCCTAGTTGTATTCAtgaaagccccgcccccctatttgtattcattagaaagccccgccccctagttGTATTCATGAAAGCCCGCCCCTAGTTGTATTCATGAAAGCCCCCCTTAGTTGTATTCATGAAAGCCCCACCCCCTAGTTGTATTCATGAAAGCCCCATCCCCTAGTTGTATTCATGAAAGCCCCGCCCCTTAGTTGTATTCATGAAAGCCCCACCCCCTAGTTGTATTCATGAAAGCCCCACCCCCTAGTTGTATTCATGAAAGCCCCGCCCCTTAGTTGTATTCATGAAAGCCCCACCCCCTTGTTGTATTCATGAAAGCCCCACCCCCTAGTTGTATTCATGAAAGCCCCGCCCCTTAGTTGTATTCATGAAAGCCCCGCCCCTTAGTTGTATTCAtgaaagccccgccccctagttgtattcatgaaagccccgccccttagttgtattcatgaaagccccgccccttagttgtattcatgaaagccccgccccctagttGTATTCATGAAAGCCCCACCCCCTAGTTGTATTTATCTCACAGAATGTACATTTCtgatgtttatttgtatttatgtcttagtattattatatttagagtgtaatcgtgacctcctgacccggTGGGGAACCCCTGGTCTGCAGCACATTCAtattctggattaaaacacGAGGTCTGAGTGGTTAGTGAGTTAAGGAGCCTGGAGCACGTTCAGCAGTCAGAGGCTTTTAAAGAGAAGACCaacgacttctatacaaccagagtcgccgccccctggtggtcaggagagagaacgcagctttaacacatgaagcatagacttctatacaaccagaggagtggccccctggtggtcaggagagagaacgcagctttaacacatgaagcacacgGAAAGCTCAGGGTCGTCATCGCTCCTATAAAACCCCAACAATGCACTTTTCTTGTGGATGCCTAACGCTCTTGCGGCGCCTGAACGCAACACACGCTTGAAGCTTTTCCATTTACCTGGGATGTAGACTGTCGTCACGACAACGGCATTataagaggaggaaaaggggggaggggttaGTCGGAGGGGCGGGGCGGGCGATGGTGGCTGGATGAAGGTCAGATCTACGCGGTAGCTGACCTGGTCTCTTGGGCGACTTCTTGGTGGGCGTGTCCTTGCGCTTGGTCTGGACGGCGGGCGAGTAGAGGATCCCCGACGAGGCGCTGTTCTTACGGAAGTGATCCTTCAGGCCTTTGATGGAGCGGTCCAGCTGGTTGGACCGGATCTGGAAGTAGACGTTCATGAAATctgcagaggagaaggaggagaagatgaagaataaGTAGGAGGAGAatacggaggaggagaagaggtcgAAGACGgaggcgagggaggaggagaagaagaaaaaggaggagtggaagaagaaaaataataagaagaagaaggaggataagaagaagaagaagcggaagaagaataagaagaacaagagggacaaaaagaagaagaaggataagaagtggaagaaaaagaagaagaaggataagaagtggaagaagaacaaaaagaagaagtggaagaaaaagaataagAGGAGGGAATGCAGTGCCCTTCCgctcctctagggggcgcccCAGCCTGCAGGCCTCACCCTGGTTGCGTCCGTACTCCACCAGCCAGCCGGCGATGCAGATGACGTCCTGCAGCACGGCCTCGGGGAGGTGCTCCAGGACCACGTCCTCCTGGACCTCCAGCTCCTCGTCCAGGCTGATGGCGTCCAGGATGAGGATCGGGGGAACCGGCTTGCTGTAGCGCGTCAGCAGGCTGCGGAACTCCGCCTCCAGCAGCTCTTTGCCCTTCTCGAAGCGCGCTTTCTGCAGAGGTCACAAAGGTCACGTGGACTCTCAAGACGAAGAACTCAGTGTCATGTTTCTTGTCTTTGCATCCATTACATCTTTATAACTATTATTTTACCTCATTAACGAGAACAAATACCCTGCAGACCTAGcagacagttagcttagcataaagactggaagcagaggGAAACTGCTAGCCTAGCGACACCCACGAGCACCTCAACGCATCATCCACACAGAAGAACAatgttctttaacccttgtgttgccttcgggtcattttgacccgattcaatatttaaccctcctgtcgccttcgggtcaatttgaccccattcaatgtttaatgtcggtgttctttcgggagtcaacaaacaaacataaagtacctcacacttaaacttggaaaacaatattaattctaataattttctggagattttaatagctggggtcatattgacctcaagggtaaaacatgttagtaaatataaaggtaacaggagggttaaacattgaatcgggtcaaattgacccgaaggcaacacaagggttaaaggctttgtggttctacgaagaaccatcacctactgaagaaccatgttttcgTTGAGGCCccattaaaggttctttgaagaactcttgaaggacatggttctttagagaaccctggtcttaaaggttctttgaagaaccagaaatggttcttctgtcatcactctgaagaaccgtttTCGGTTCCAGACGGCTCCTCCATGTTCCCGTGTGCATCGTCTCACTCTCAGCAACAACAAGtggcgctggccctttaagagagccCACAGACGGGTGTAAAGCCCACGGTACCACGGTGTTGAGCTCGGGGCTGTCCGGGTTGTTGTCCTGGAAGTACTCCACGGCTTTCTGGATCTTTGCGATGCAAGCCAGGTACTCGTCCAGTCGGCCCGTCGGCCtgcaacaggaaacaggaagtgaccacgcGGCCGGAGGTTTACCGCATCGGTTCAAACGGCTCGGCTCCTCCCCTCGCGGCCTCACCCCTCCCGGATGATCCGGTCCGTGTCCTTGGCCACGTGGTAGTAGCTGATGACGTGGTCCATGCAGGACAGCGTCTTGTCCACGTTCTCCTGCAGGCGCTGCAGGTTCTCCGTCTGCTTGTGCACCGGGATGATGGAGTTCTCCAGCTGCATCAGGCGGCTCTCGAACGACGACAGGATGGAGACCTGGGGGGCGAGagggagagtgtgagtgagtgagtgagtgagtgtgtgagtgagtgagtgtgagtgagtgagtgagtgtgtgagtgagtgtgtgtgagtgagtgagtgtgtgtgtgagagagtgagtgtgtgagtggaggtgagtgtgtgagtgagtgagtgagtgtggtgaggagtgtgaggagtgaggaggtggagtgagtgagtgagtgagtgagtggtgaggagtgtgagtgaggtgtgtgagtgagggagtgagtgagtgagtgtgaggagtgagtgagtgtgagggtgagtgagtgtgtgagtgagtgagcgagtgagtgagtgagtgtgagtgtgtgagtgagtgtgtgtgagtgtgagtgagtgagtgtgagtgagtgtgtgagtgtgtgagtgagtgagtgtgtgagtgagtgtgtgtgaggtgagtgaggagtgagtgagtgtgagtgagtgagtgagtgtgtgagtggtgtgtgagtgagtgtgagagtgtggagtggtgagtgagtgagtgagtgagtgtgaggagtgagtgagtgagtgtgagtgtgtgtgagtgagtgagtgtgtgagcgagtgagtgagtgagtgtgtgtgagtgagtgtgtgagcgagtgagtgagtgtgtgagtgtgaggtgagtggagtgtgagtggtggtgaggtgtgagtgtgagtgagtgaggtgtgagtgtgtgagtgagtgaggtggagtgagtgaggagtgagtgagtgagtgtgtgagtgtgagtgagtgagtgagtgtgagggtgagtgagtgtgaggagtgagtgagtgagtgtgaggtgaggagtgagtgagtgtgaggtgtgtgagtgagtgtgagtgagtgagtgtgtgtgtgagtgaggtgagtgagtggtggagtgtgagtgagtgtgtgagtgaggtgtgtgtgtgagtgagtgaggagtgtgagtgagtgtgtgagagtgtgtgagtgagtggagtgaggaggagtgagtgtgtgagtgagtgtgtgtggtgagtgtgtgagtgagtgagtgtgagtgagtgtgagtgagtgtgtgtgagtgtgagtgagtgagtgtgtgagagtgtgtgtgagagtgagtgtgtgagtgagtgtgtgagtgagtgtgtgtgagagtgtgtgagtgagtgagtgtgagtgagtgtgtgagtgagtgagtgtgtgtgagagtgagtgtgtgtgagtgtgagtgagtgagtgtgtgtgagtgtgtgtgagtgagtgtgagtgagtgtgtgtgagtgtttatgtgagtgtgtatgtgtgttagtgagtgtgtgtttgtgtgtatgtgtgttagtgagtgtgtatgtgtgtgagtgagtgtttgtgagttattatgtgtgtatgtgagtgagtgtttatgtgtgttagtgagtgtttatgtgtgtgagtgtgtacgtttgttagtgagtgtgtatgtgtgtgtgtgagtgagtgtttgtgagttattatgtgtgtttgtgagtgaatgtttgtgtgtgtttgtttatgtgtgtttgtgagtgtttatgtgtttgagtgtgtacgtttgtttgtgtgttagtgagtgtttgtgagttattatgtgtgtttgtgagtgaatgtttgtgtgtgtttgtgagtgaatGTTGTGAGCTGTGACGTCATACCATCCCCTTGGTCTGCTGGTCGCTCTTCTCCAGGTTCTCCCGGATGAACGACAGCGTCTCCTGCTCCTGTGACGTCACACAGTAAAAAGGCAGTTTACGTTAAAATGCGTCAGAAGCAACGACGTGACCACTACCGGTTGGTTTTGGTTCAACGTGTCGCGCGCAGCCTCGTTCGGGACGCTTCCTTCCGCTCCGGACCGACCTGCTTCAGCTTCTCCTCTATCTCCCGCTTCCTGGAGGACGCGTCCTCGGTGTGAACCATCCTGGAGGGAATGCCGTGGAGGGGCGGCCACCGGGGAACGAAGGCCGGAAACACGGCTCGATGTACGGCTTTAAAACGTCCAACGCCGAAGAACCCAAAGCTACTGTTGTCAATAACTAGCTTAAATAAAACGACGTCAAGCTGCTGGTGTCTAACGGTTACAAGGCGGGCTTCCGGTTAGGACTTCAAAAATTAAATCGCACTGCCGGTGAATTGTGCCACACATTAAACTGAATACACGTCAAGATAACTACCCATGAATTGGTTTCTTCTTCCAGTAGGCTTCTTCATCAACGTATGATATGCTATCaagttatattttaaaatatttactaCGTTAATCGAGGTTACTGATCATTTTGTAGCACCAAAAGGCACAGTTCCTCCATATGTATTACTACAATAAATTAGACTATTAACCATGTCCTGACCAGAAGACGTGTGCTTTGTTATATTACGTTCATCTCCAAACATGCCTCTCAATACAACACACAACCAGTAAGTTTGTTCCTATACACACAATTAattgatcttttattttgaaggtaaaaTTATCCGCGTTCCGGTCTATGTGAATTTCTATTCTCTTCCGGTCTTGTGATCCTGGGAGGGGTTTGGAACCACATTGAAgtagtttgaataaaatactgtttttttaacCAGTTATTCATAAATTAATCTCTTTAATTATTGTAAAATACTGTAACATATTTATCTACCAACCAAACAACCCGTTACATGTAATGACATAAACGAACCGCTCGGTGTCGCTGCAGTCAAGTGAATGCTGATGACATGTTTAAATTCAGCTCAATATGATGACATTTGTGTTCACCCAGTTTATTTCTACAAGTACATTGTTTATGAAGAGGCACTTGTCAGATCCATCCCGCGGTTTcgtttattaatttatattttaaatgtcatttttgtctGTTTGCTCAATCTGAACAATCAGATAATTGTCTCTAACCGATCTGGTTTAATTGAccgatttttatatattttaccaGTTAATCTGGAAAAAAGATGTTTAAAAAGTCTtcattttccaaaaaaagaCCGACAACAAAACCTCAGTTATGTTTTTCTTAAGTTATTTTAttcaatttgtattaaattACGTTCCACGAGTCAGGACTTTGAATATCTCCCCGACTTCCCCTCAAACCAAAGCTGAAGGAAAAGAATCAGCTTCAGTTCGTACTTGTTTCTAactattgaaataaataaaacgacCACACGGTTCAGAAAAACACGTTACAAATGTATTTGCGCCATAAGAAGTTCCACGTAGATTCTTTACATATGTACAAGTTCCTGGAATACTTTACACAACCACAACCGTAAtacaaacaaaatgtgtttgtgcAATACCTCTAAAGAAACATATTTTCTTCCATTCTTCTTCTTGTATTTTATAAAGATTAAAGTTAAGaggcaaaataaactaaactacagccGCTTTGACTTTTGAAGCCGCTTcgtcctttttttcctctcttgcGTTGGCGAGGGGTCGGGTTACTGGACGTCTCCGTGGAAACGGGGACGTCTCCGCTGGGACCGAGTCacacatgaagaagaggaggaaataaaCCCAAAAGCCTCCACATAAACCCACTAAAagaagatatacatatatatattagcattAAGTTTGAACCCCTCTACGATTCCTCTTCTTTCGACAGCGTCTGTGgaggagaaaaataataaaaaacacacgtGTGAAGATTTGTGCAACAACCAATAAGGAGACTTTTCACCCaaaagtgggcggagtctcaccTGTTTGAGGAACTGCCGCCCAAAGTAGTTGGTGGCCATGTTCTTCAAGCTGGTCTTGCCTCCCAGTTTGCAGCGCACGTACCCGTAGAGGTTGGCGCCCTGCAGCACGACCCCCATGGCCACCACGGGCTGGCAGCACACAGGCAGCGGGGCGTTAAGGTCACATGACGAGCACCAACAACGAGATGTTTGTGATGCAAACACAAGCTGGGAAAACTGCCAACGTGTCTGTTGCACTGTGCAGAACCGCCCCAAGAAAGATCCTGTTGCCCCTGATGCCGCcagaggggcaacaaatgccccataaggatgataataatgatgataatttaatagagtTGTATTGTGCAGATAGAGTCCTATCTGCACTTCCTGGACTgggtaggtacacacaaaaacaatttatacatatacttttaaattatatatacaaaataaaaataaaagtttgttaattgttaatagttgtttaaaacatttaatagtaaataaccaaagaattaagaacatttaatatgattgtctgatttatgttttctgtttcactttgaatctgtagactattaCCTCATaatcttattactgcctaatagtcttattattgcccaatagtcttattgccatttttatgacaattgcttaTCTACTGTAACCCTAAAGaagtttatttagtattttttaacaacggttaaatgttatttcagtagtttaaaaaaaagtgtcccTAATTTCTTTAAAATATGTACACATCCTGCACTGTGCTTCCTTTTATGGTGCAAATATTCCCAGAAGATTATAGTTCGGTCCTGAATCTCATAcataccagtgtgtgtgtgtgtgtgtgtgtgtgtgtgtgtatgtgtgtgtctcagcctaatgtctcttcttcctctgagcCGTTGAGCTCTCTCATCAATTGTGACTCCATCTCACGTACGAATATTCACTGGAACGCTAAATGTGTATTCATCCGCCGCcgaaaatagtttttttcctCCCGTTAAGAGTTTGTTAAATTAAACGTTTTGAGAAACTGTGTGTGATTTCCCCCCACAGTAAATCGTCATGGCAACGGCAGCACTCACCACCCATTTGATCTTGAAGGAGAAGAGGGTGCTGAAGGCGAAGAGCACCCAGAGCATCGGGCAGACGATCAGCCCGACCCAGAAGATCCGCGACTCGGATTCGGACGCCGGCGGCTTCCCGACGCCCTGAAGCCAAAAGACAGGATGTTCTCAAAATaaccacacaggtacacacacacacacacaaagacacacagagagttcTTTACCTTCCTGGACTCGAACACCCAGTGGCTGCGCCCGTCGTGGTCCACCTGGTTCCACCACCTGAGACCCACCATCAGCCTCCCAGTGAtgttctgaacacacacacacacacacacacagagagagctgACCTCAGACCAGTGGCGAGAGAGCGGGTGCACCTGTAGCAGAGTGTGTGAACACACACCTTGACGGTCCAGAAGTcacatgacagcagcaggatgaTGGCCACCATGCAGGCGATGAAGCTGCCGCTGAAGAGGCCACAGAGCAGGTAGACCAGCACGGCGCTGACCCGGAAGAACAGGTGGAAGAACGAGGCCAGCGGgtgcctggaggagaggaatgaGGTCATCATTGTGGACACGAGAGGAAGTGCGACACTATCAAAGTAAAGGTGTGAAGGTAGAAGTACAACACGCTCCTCCTGAGATGTACACAATGACATCTGATCACTTTCATACCTTTTAAAGTTCAACACTTCACTTTGTGTCGTTTATCCACCAACCGTCACAACAATGAGCGGAGAATGAAACGACGAGTGTTTACACTGGAGaggtaaagaaggaggaggagaagaagaaggaggaggagaagaggtaaagaaggaggaggagaggtaaagaaagaggagaaggagaggaaaagaaggagaagaggtacagaaggaggaggagaagaagaagaggtaaagaaggaggagaagaaggagaggaaaagaaggaggaggaggagaagaaggggtaaagaagaaggaggagaagaaggagaggtaaagaaggaggagaagaaggagaggaaaagaaggaggaggaggagaggtaaagaagaaggaggagaagaaggagaggtaaagaaggaggagaagaaggagaggtaaagaaggaggaggagaggtaaagaaggaggaggagaggtaaagaaggaggagaaggagaagaagaaggagaggtaaagaaggaggagaagaagaagaagaagaaggagaggtaaagaaggaggagaagaaggagaagaggtaaagaaggaggaggagaaggggtaaagaaggaggaggagaagaagaaggggtaaagaaggaggagaagaagaaggaggggtaaagaaggaggagaagaagaaggagagga
This region includes:
- the LOC130203350 gene encoding exocyst complex component 7 isoform X10 — its product is MVHTEDASSRKREIEEKLKQEQETLSFIRENLEKSDQQTKGMVSILSSFESRLMQLENSIIPVHKQTENLQRLQENVDKTLSCMDHVISYYHVAKDTDRIIREGPTGRLDEYLACIAKIQKAVEYFQDNNPDSPELNTVKARFEKGKELLEAEFRSLLTRYSKPVPPILILDAISLDEELEVQEDVVLEHLPEAVLQDVICIAGWLVEYGRNQDFMNVYFQIRSNQLDRSIKGLKDHFRKNSASSGILYSPAVQTKRKDTPTKKSPKRPGTIRKAQNLLKQYSQHGLDGKKGGSNLTPSEGKDDVLDIEIDSYIHCISAFVKLAQSEYALLVEVIPEHHQKKTFDSLIQEALDNLMLEGDNIVSAARRAIMRHDYSAVLTIFPILRHLKMNKAEFDSTLQGTAASTKNKLPTLITSMETIGARALEEFADSIKNDPDKEYNMPKDGTVHELTSNAILFLQQLLDFHETAGAMLASQETSSSASSYTSEFNKRLLSTYICKVLGNLQLNLLSKSKVYEDPALSAIFLHNNYNYTLKSLEKSDLIQLVTVTQKKAENSYRELIEQQIQMYQHSWLKVTENLTSRNMPVFQPGSKLKDKERQVIKDKFKGFNDGLEELCKTQKGWAIPDKGQRDFIRQAQRRVVSEAYRAFLHRCANVSFTKNPEKYHKYRPEEVEEMIEKLFDTSA
- the LOC130203350 gene encoding exocyst complex component 7 isoform X7, which codes for MLTEDNNDEDVSLFDAEEDAGKKSKKKLKHPLASFFHLFFRVSAVLVYLLCGLFSGSFIACMVAIILLLSCDFWTVKNITGRLMVGLRWWNQVDHDGRSHWVFESRKGVGKPPASESESRIFWVGLIVCPMLWVLFAFSTLFSFKIKWVEQETLSFIRENLEKSDQQTKGMVSILSSFESRLMQLENSIIPVHKQTENLQRLQENVDKTLSCMDHVISYYHVAKDTDRIIREGPTGRLDEYLACIAKIQKAVEYFQDNNPDSPELNTVKARFEKGKELLEAEFRSLLTRYSKPVPPILILDAISLDEELEVQEDVVLEHLPEAVLQDVICIAGWLVEYGRNQDFMNVYFQIRSNQLDRSIKGLKDHFRKNSASSGILYSPAVQTKRKDTPTKKSPKRPGKDDVLDIEIDSYIHCISAFVKLAQSEYALLVEVIPEHHQKKTFDSLIQEALDNLMLEGDNIVSAARRAIMRHDYSAVLTIFPILRHLKMNKAEFDSTLQGTAASTKNKLPTLITSMETIGARALEEFADSIKNDPDKEYNMPKDGTVHELTSNAILFLQQLLDFHETAGAMLASQVLGDTYNIPLDPRETSSSASSYTSEFNKRLLSTYICKVLGNLQLNLLSKSKVYEDPALSAIFLHNNYNYTLKSLEKSDLIQLVTVTQKKAENSYRELIEQQIQMYQHSWLKVTENLTSRNMPVFQPGSKLKDKERQVIKDKFKGFNDGLEELCKTQKGWAIPDKGQRDFIRQAQRRVVSEAYRAFLHRCANVSFTKNPEKYHKYRPEEVEEMIEKLFDTSA
- the LOC130203350 gene encoding exocyst complex component 7 isoform X5; the protein is MLTEDNNDEDVSLFDAEEDAGKKSKKKLKHPLASFFHLFFRVSAVLVYLLCGLFSGSFIACMVAIILLLSCDFWTVKNITGRLMVGLRWWNQVDHDGRSHWVFESRKGVGKPPASESESRIFWVGLIVCPMLWVLFAFSTLFSFKIKWVEQETLSFIRENLEKSDQQTKGMVSILSSFESRLMQLENSIIPVHKQTENLQRLQENVDKTLSCMDHVISYYHVAKDTDRIIREGPTGRLDEYLACIAKIQKAVEYFQDNNPDSPELNTVKARFEKGKELLEAEFRSLLTRYSKPVPPILILDAISLDEELEVQEDVVLEHLPEAVLQDVICIAGWLVEYGRNQDFMNVYFQIRSNQLDRSIKGLKDHFRKNSASSGILYSPAVQTKRKDTPTKKSPKRPDLDLRVKHLSDALTEKHGAASGKDDVLDIEIDSYIHCISAFVKLAQSEYALLVEVIPEHHQKKTFDSLIQEALDNLMLEGDNIVSAARRAIMRHDYSAVLTIFPILRHLKMNKAEFDSTLQGTAASTKNKLPTLITSMETIGARALEEFADSIKNDPDKEYNMPKDGTVHELTSNAILFLQQLLDFHETAGAMLASQVLGDTYNIPLDPRETSSSASSYTSEFNKRLLSTYICKVLGNLQLNLLSKSKVYEDPALSAIFLHNNYNYTLKSLEKSDLIQLVTVTQKKAENSYRELIEQQIQMYQHSWLKVTENLTSRNMPVFQPGSKLKDKERQVIKDKFKGFNDGLEELCKTQKGWAIPDKGQRDFIRQAQRRVVSEAYRAFLHRCANVSFTKNPEKYHKYRPEEVEEMIEKLFDTSA
- the LOC130203350 gene encoding exocyst complex component 7 isoform X4: MLTEDNNDEDVSLFDAEEDAGKKSKKKLKHPLASFFHLFFRVSAVLVYLLCGLFSGSFIACMVAIILLLSCDFWTVKNITGRLMVGLRWWNQVDHDGRSHWVFESRKGVGKPPASESESRIFWVGLIVCPMLWVLFAFSTLFSFKIKWVEQETLSFIRENLEKSDQQTKGMVSILSSFESRLMQLENSIIPVHKQTENLQRLQENVDKTLSCMDHVISYYHVAKDTDRIIREGPTGRLDEYLACIAKIQKAVEYFQDNNPDSPELNTVKARFEKGKELLEAEFRSLLTRYSKPVPPILILDAISLDEELEVQEDVVLEHLPEAVLQDVICIAGWLVEYGRNQDFMNVYFQIRSNQLDRSIKGLKDHFRKNSASSGILYSPAVQTKRKDTPTKKSPKRPVYIPDLDLRVKHLSDALTEKHGAASGKDDVLDIEIDSYIHCISAFVKLAQSEYALLVEVIPEHHQKKTFDSLIQEALDNLMLEGDNIVSAARRAIMRHDYSAVLTIFPILRHLKMNKAEFDSTLQGTAASTKNKLPTLITSMETIGARALEEFADSIKNDPDKEYNMPKDGTVHELTSNAILFLQQLLDFHETAGAMLASQVLGDTYNIPLDPRETSSSASSYTSEFNKRLLSTYICKVLGNLQLNLLSKSKVYEDPALSAIFLHNNYNYTLKSLEKSDLIQLVTVTQKKAENSYRELIEQQIQMYQHSWLKVTENLTSRNMPVFQPGSKLKDKERQVIKDKFKGFNDGLEELCKTQKGWAIPDKGQRDFIRQAQRRVVSEAYRAFLHRCANVSFTKNPEKYHKYRPEEVEEMIEKLFDTSA
- the LOC130203350 gene encoding exocyst complex component 7 isoform X8, whose protein sequence is MVHTEDASSRKREIEEKLKQEQETLSFIRENLEKSDQQTKGMVSILSSFESRLMQLENSIIPVHKQTENLQRLQENVDKTLSCMDHVISYYHVAKDTDRIIREGPTGRLDEYLACIAKIQKAVEYFQDNNPDSPELNTVKARFEKGKELLEAEFRSLLTRYSKPVPPILILDAISLDEELEVQEDVVLEHLPEAVLQDVICIAGWLVEYGRNQDFMNVYFQIRSNQLDRSIKGLKDHFRKNSASSGILYSPAVQTKRKDTPTKKSPKRPGTIRKAQNLLKQYSQHGLDGKKGGSNLTPSEDLDLRVKHLSDALTEKHGAASGKDDVLDIEIDSYIHCISAFVKLAQSEYALLVEVIPEHHQKKTFDSLIQEALDNLMLEGDNIVSAARRAIMRHDYSAVLTIFPILRHLKMNKAEFDSTLQGTAASTKNKLPTLITSMETIGARALEEFADSIKNDPDKEYNMPKDGTVHELTSNAILFLQQLLDFHETAGAMLASQVLGDTYNIPLDPRETSSSASSYTSEFNKRLLSTYICKVLGNLQLNLLSKSKVYEDPALSAIFLHNNYNYTLKSLEKSDLIQLVTVTQKKAENSYRELIEQQIQMYQHSWLKVTENLTSRNMPVFQPGSKLKDKERQVIKDKFKGFNDGLEELCKTQKGWAIPDKGQRDFIRQAQRRVVSEAYRAFLHRCANVSFTKNPEKYHKYRPEEVEEMIEKLFDTSA